The Candidatus Limnocylindrales bacterium genomic sequence GATTGCCCGCGCCGCGCGCAGCACGAGCGGGACGGGTGTCGCAAGGCTCGCGAGAAAGAGCAGCGCGAGATTCGCGTACAGAATGGCGGGCACCCACAGCAGCGGTGTAACCGTGCCGGTGATCACCGCCGACGCGGGCACGGCTGCTGCAGCCGCTCGAAGCGCGCACGAACGTCTTTCCGGAGCCCGCAGCACGGAGAGCCCGCCGGCAACTGCGAAGATCGCCGCAACGATCCGAACGCCGAAATGATCCGCGAGCCGGCGAATCAGAACCGGATAGAGCATCGCGCCGAGCGCGAGCACGGCGAGCAGCGCCGCCTGCACACGATTGTCGACGTTCGCGGCGTAGTCCTTGCGCAGCCGGTGAACGTCGGCATCGGCCGGCTCCGGCGCGCCGCGTTCGTCGTTACTCACGCCGGGTACCCGAGAAGATACGTCACGCGCACCGGCCCCACGCGCCAGCGTCCGGCCGACCACGAGTATCCCGGTACGACAACTTCGCTTGCCAGCGCCCCGAGCTCGCGAACCGAATAGACGCGAAGCCACGAAACCAGCCCGTCCCAGAACACGACCAGTGGCACGATCGGAATCACATACGTAAGCAGCAGCGCCTGCCAGCGCAGCGGCCGCAGCCACGGAGCAACTACGAGCATGAGGAGCGGCGTGACCAGAACTCCGAGCAGCGTCAGCGGGGTACGTTCGACGAATTCGACAATTGCGATCGGACGGCCGGCCGTCGCTGCATCACGGAGAATCTCCCGCGCCGCCGGAGGATCGAAGTGGTGAAACGCGTTGAACATCGTGCGCAGCCCCGGCATCGCCGGTGGAACGCGCGTGGCATCGAGCGGAGCCGGATGCACGCGAAGCACGCCGGGCAGCTCGCTCGCGAGCCGCTCGAGGCGCGCTTCGTCCGGGAAAAGGTCGCTCAGCGTGATCGGCGCCGGCGCGCCGCGAAGGGCGAGAGACTGGCCGACCTCGCACGCGATGCTGCCGCTGCCCGAGCAGAGGTCGAGGATGCTGGTCTCGCCGCTACGGCGCAGCAGCTCGACGAGTGCGGGGACCACGGGCCGCACCTGACGGGTCATCGCGACCACGATGCGCAGGTAACCCGTGATCGCGTTGCGGAGCACGGGCGGGCACCACGGTTGGTCTTCGAACTCGAAAAGCGAAAGCCGCATAGCCCGTCCGCGTCTGTATGCGGCGCGCCGCTCGTTATCGAACCGGCAGGTGCCGGCACGGCGGCGTTTGCGGCGACAACGGTCGAGGACCACTTTGATTCCCGGAGAGGACGCTACCGGGAGAATCGAGATGGCCCGATCACGCCGCGAATTTCTTGCAATGACGGGGTCCGTGGGAATGGCGGCGCTTGCTGCGGGATGGCCGGCGGTCGCCCGCGCCGAAGCGTCGAAGCCGTCCGGCGGCAAGGAGCCGCGCATCTCGGCGCCCGAGGATCTGATGCGCGAGCACGGCGTTCTCGACCGCCTGCTGCTGGTCTACGAGGAAGGTGTCCGCCGTCTTCGCGCAAAACGAGACGTTCCCGGAGAGGCGTTCCAGCGCAGCGCGCAGGTCATCCGCACGTTCATCGAGGACTATCACGAGCAGGTCGAAGAGCAGCTCGTCTTTCCCGAGCTCATGCGCCACGGACGCTTGAAGGAGCTCGTCGACGTGCTCGTTTCGCAGCATGCGGCCGGCCGCCGCCTGACCGATGCGATCCTTCGGACAACGACTTCCGTTGCGTATGCCGAGCCGCGAAGCCGCGCGGAGCTGGCCGCGTCCATCGATGCATTCGTCAGGATGTATCGTCCGCACGAAGCCTTCGAGGAGACGATCGTGTTTCCCGCGATCTACGGCGTCGTTGCGACCCACGATCTTGCCGAGCTCGGCGAAAAAGCCGAGGAGCAGGAAGAGCGCAGGCTCGGGCAAGGCGGGTTCGAACGCACGGTGGCCGAGGTTGCGGCCATCGAGAAGCTCGTCGACCTGGGCGATCTCGCGCGTTTCACACCGAAATGAAGGCGAGCCGAATGCGGCGTGCTATGCTGCGCTGAGAAGAGCGAACGGTCCGGAGGGAACTCC encodes the following:
- a CDS encoding hemerythrin domain-containing protein — its product is MTGSVGMAALAAGWPAVARAEASKPSGGKEPRISAPEDLMREHGVLDRLLLVYEEGVRRLRAKRDVPGEAFQRSAQVIRTFIEDYHEQVEEQLVFPELMRHGRLKELVDVLVSQHAAGRRLTDAILRTTTSVAYAEPRSRAELAASIDAFVRMYRPHEAFEETIVFPAIYGVVATHDLAELGEKAEEQEERRLGQGGFERTVAEVAAIEKLVDLGDLARFTPK